In one Bacteroides intestinalis DSM 17393 genomic region, the following are encoded:
- a CDS encoding TlpA family protein disulfide reductase: protein MRKLIFLLLLCITCMLQAQNVIDNPKFKFRSGSIYNITRIERTPDATRLHIHVIFRPHWWVMLGKSTYLEDANTGEKYYLTGSEGFELDKEVYTPDSGTLDFVLLFPPLPETTKEIHFLDDDEGDESHTFYISLEKKDAKASLFDKVSGNWMGMDGYYEWAFGIYDSLAVMDNRFYQYEAIRQKGKSMLFTLKDDRGDKVELELTPQKNGLCRIKKDKEPARLYSRDAGSMKAMQVEENESPVFRRDSVCLQGYIAGYDQKLGFTNGLIYVSNDLTREDYPMVVTLQPNGRFECKFEVNYPMVSSVVFNNNWLPFYIEPGQTVTMYVDWEAIMARSRARDYDYPYHNLHYMGPTAYIGRALKYANDLFVFRYEDFSKMQKELTPTQFTERCEPMFRRWSEQADSLVAVNGYVGKAARLVKNAAMIFQGYKMLDFVMDRDYLARENKDNEVLKVKEDSTYYHFLRQMPLNDSLIVADRHFSTFINRLEYMNFARAMGDTTTVEMGKIAYKYPEKSVLTYLKKNGVVLTPEQEKMRKDSEERAGKTVTREISELIAETKIWEELREKYKDLFEAYRKENEVMDGVSVSIDENQKAEDEKRMKINDFFKYQKEKSGRLDTIVGYIPLVSQIIALRSLPFDLKQLDREGARSLLEKEKQLIGHPFMFAEAERLYAKAFPQQNDSTYTLPEGPATDIFRNIIKAHAGKALFVDFWATFCGPCRGGIEHTAGLRQQYKDHPEFQFIYITSDRESPEKTYNEYVEKNLKGEACYRIPQADYNYLRQLFRFNGIPHYEWIEKDGTVLRNSPGTYNLEKYLKQRFGSKK from the coding sequence ATGAGAAAACTTATTTTCCTTCTCCTGCTTTGTATCACTTGTATGCTTCAGGCACAAAATGTGATCGACAATCCTAAGTTTAAATTCCGTTCGGGCAGTATCTATAATATTACTCGTATTGAACGTACTCCAGATGCAACGAGGTTGCATATCCATGTTATTTTCCGTCCACATTGGTGGGTGATGCTGGGTAAGAGCACTTATCTGGAAGATGCGAATACCGGTGAGAAATATTATCTTACGGGGAGCGAAGGTTTTGAACTGGATAAAGAAGTATATACTCCGGATTCGGGAACTTTAGATTTTGTGCTTCTTTTTCCACCGCTTCCTGAAACAACAAAAGAGATTCATTTCCTCGATGACGATGAAGGCGATGAGTCGCATACATTCTATATATCTTTGGAGAAGAAAGATGCCAAAGCCTCACTTTTCGATAAAGTTTCCGGCAACTGGATGGGAATGGATGGCTATTATGAATGGGCTTTCGGCATATACGATTCTCTTGCTGTCATGGACAACCGTTTCTATCAGTACGAAGCAATCCGTCAGAAAGGCAAAAGCATGCTGTTCACTTTGAAAGATGACCGGGGTGATAAAGTGGAACTGGAACTGACTCCGCAAAAGAATGGTCTGTGCCGGATAAAGAAAGATAAAGAACCCGCCCGGCTTTATTCACGGGATGCGGGAAGCATGAAGGCGATGCAGGTTGAAGAGAATGAGAGTCCGGTATTTCGTCGTGATAGTGTTTGCCTGCAAGGATACATTGCCGGCTATGATCAGAAATTAGGTTTTACCAACGGTCTGATTTATGTTTCCAATGACCTGACTCGGGAAGACTATCCGATGGTAGTGACTCTGCAACCCAATGGAAGGTTTGAGTGTAAATTTGAGGTCAACTACCCTATGGTAAGTTCGGTAGTGTTCAATAATAACTGGTTGCCTTTTTATATAGAGCCGGGACAGACTGTAACCATGTATGTGGATTGGGAAGCGATCATGGCGCGTAGCCGTGCCCGTGATTATGATTATCCTTATCACAATCTCCATTATATGGGGCCTACTGCATATATAGGAAGGGCGCTGAAATATGCGAATGATTTATTCGTGTTCCGTTATGAGGATTTCTCGAAGATGCAGAAAGAGCTGACTCCTACGCAATTTACAGAGCGTTGCGAACCCATGTTTCGTCGTTGGTCAGAACAGGCTGACTCGCTTGTAGCTGTCAACGGATATGTGGGAAAGGCAGCACGCTTGGTGAAAAATGCGGCAATGATTTTCCAAGGTTATAAGATGCTGGACTTTGTAATGGATAGAGATTATCTGGCACGAGAGAATAAAGATAACGAGGTTCTGAAGGTTAAGGAAGATTCAACTTATTACCACTTCTTACGACAGATGCCGCTTAATGATAGTCTTATCGTAGCGGATAGGCATTTTAGTACGTTTATCAACCGCCTTGAGTATATGAATTTTGCAAGGGCTATGGGTGATACAACGACTGTTGAAATGGGAAAGATTGCCTATAAATATCCTGAAAAATCTGTTCTTACTTATTTGAAGAAGAATGGTGTAGTATTGACTCCCGAGCAAGAAAAAATGCGAAAAGATAGCGAAGAAAGAGCAGGTAAGACTGTGACAAGAGAGATAAGCGAACTCATTGCGGAGACGAAGATATGGGAAGAACTTAGAGAAAAATATAAGGATTTATTTGAAGCTTATCGAAAGGAAAACGAGGTAATGGATGGTGTTTCTGTATCTATTGATGAAAATCAAAAAGCAGAAGATGAAAAAAGAATGAAAATAAATGATTTCTTTAAATATCAAAAAGAAAAATCTGGACGATTGGATACCATAGTCGGATATATTCCGTTGGTTTCGCAGATCATTGCTTTGCGTAGTCTTCCTTTTGATTTAAAACAATTGGATAGAGAAGGTGCCCGTAGCCTGTTGGAGAAAGAAAAACAGTTAATCGGCCATCCGTTCATGTTTGCCGAGGCGGAGCGTTTGTATGCCAAAGCGTTTCCGCAACAAAACGATAGTACTTACACTCTGCCTGAAGGGCCCGCTACGGACATCTTCCGTAATATCATTAAAGCCCATGCGGGTAAAGCTTTATTTGTAGATTTTTGGGCAACGTTCTGTGGTCCCTGTCGTGGAGGTATTGAACATACTGCCGGTTTGCGCCAACAGTATAAAGATCATCCGGAATTCCAGTTCATATACATCACCAGTGATCGTGAAAGTCCAGAAAAGACTTATAATGAGTATGTGGAAAAGAATTTGAAAGGTGAGGCTTGTTATCGTATTCCTCAGGCAGATTACAACTATCTCCGCCAATTGTTCCGCTTCAACGGTATCCCTCATTATGAGTGGATAGAAAAAGATGGTACTGTATTGCGAAATTCTCCGGGAACTTATAATCTGGAGAAATATCTGAAACAACGTTTTGGAAGTAAAAAATGA